Within Actinoplanes sp. L3-i22, the genomic segment GCAGCTCCTCCGCGTCCAGCACCCGGCAGGCGATGCCGATCCGGCGGAGGCTGGTCGCCACCTTGCGGCCCAGGCCGGCCACCAGCGCGGCGGCGGCCTCCAGATCGGCGGTGTGGTCGTGCAGCGCCTCGGCGAGCACCCGGGCGTCGACCCGGACGCTGATCGTGGACTCCCGGTGCGCGGGGACCGGCTCCGGGCTGAGCGACTCGACCAGCTGACGGTAGGACGAGCCGGCCGGCGACGACGCGTGCACATCCGGGCTCGGCGCCGGCACGGTGTGCGTGACCAGCTCCAGGATCACGCCCGGCTGCTCGGTCGCGGCGAGCACGCTGACCAGCGCGTCCAGCGGGATCGGCGCGGCGTCGTGGTGCACCGGCGCGGTCGGGGTGAGCACGACGACGCTGAACCAGCCGGCCTCGTCCTTGGCGACGCCGGCGCGGGCGCCGTCCTGCGCGGTCATGTCCCGCACGGCCAGGCCGGGGGCGATCGTGCGGAGCGCGGCGAGCACCGGCCCGGAGCCGGTCTCCAGCGCCGCGGCCCGGCGCCGCGCGTGCGCGCGGGCCACCTGACGGTGCTCCAGCCACCAGCGGCCCCGCTGACGGGCGAAGACGACGACGATCAGGGCCAGCCCGACGACCCCGGTGATCACGCCCGGGAGCAGGCCCTGGACGGCGGCCGCGACGGTGGCCAGGACGGCCAGCTCGGCGACCACGATCTGGGTGAGGCTGACCGGCCCGATCTGGCCGCGGCGCGGGATCGCCCGGACCCCGGCGTCGGCGGCCGCGTCGGCCGGGCTGGGCGCGGCGACCGGCCGGGGCGGTGCTCCCGCGGGCTGCTGCGGCACGCCGGAGGTGGGCACCGGGACGCTGCCGCGGGCCTGGGTGCCGGTCCGGCGCAGCGGCGTGGCCGCGGCCGTGGCGTGCGCCTGCGGCGGCGCGCTCACCGGCGGGGGCGGCGGAAGCTGTGGAGCCGCCACGGGCGGTGCCGGTGGCGGCACGGCGGCGCCGTACGCCTGCCCCGGATAGCCGTCACCTGGATTCACCGCGTTGCCTCCCCCGATAGAGAGCCCATTCTATGCGTCAGCTGATGGTCGCGAGCAGGTCGTCGACGACCAGTGTGGTCAGGTCGTCCCGGCTGGGCATCCGGCCCAGCGAGCGCAGCCGTCCGGACTGCGCCTTGCGCATGCCTTCCAGCAGCTTGCGGGCCTCTCGCGCGTTACCGAAGTTGCGGTCCCGTTCGATCTGCGAGAAGTGCTCGAACAGCGCTTCCTCCAGGCCCGGCGCGAACGCGTAGTCGTCGTTCTTGGCGATCCGGGTGGCGATCATCACCAACTCGTCGGGCCCGTAGTTCTCGAACTCGAGGGTCTTGGCGAACCGGGAGGCGAGACCGGAGTTGGCGTCCAGGAAGTCGAGCATCTCCTGGGTGTAGCCGGCGACGATCACGGCGACCTGGTCGCGGTGGTCCTCCATGAGCTTGACCAGGGTGTCGATCGCCTCCTGGCCGAAGTCGGCGCTGGCGCCGCCGGCCCGGGACAGCGTGTACGCCTCGTCGATGAACAGCACGCCGCCCATCGCCTCCTCGAACACCGAGGTGGTCTTCTCCGCGGTGTGCCCGATGTACTGCCCGACCAGGTCGCGCCGGGACACCTCGCGGAACCGCCCGTTCGGCAGCACGGCGAGCGCCTTGAGCAGCTGGCCGTAGATGCGGGCCACGGTGGTCTTACCGGTACCCGGGGCGCCGGTGAAGATCAGGTGGTGGCTGGCCGCGCCGACCGACAGCCCGGCGCTGCGCCGCCACTCGTTCACCTGGATCTCGTCGATCAGGGCGCGGACCTCGTTCTTCACCCCGTCCAGGCCGATCATCTTGTCGAGCTCGCCGAGCAGCCGGTCGACCTCGACGGCGTCCTGCCCGGCGCCGGACTCGGTGATCCCGGCCCGCGGCGCCGCGCCGCCCTCGGAGAGCGACACGGTGACCTGGGCCCGCGGGTCGATGTCCACCTTGGGCTCGGCGGTGCCCTCGACCCGGCACTGCTCGACCGTCCCGGTGCAGCCGGCCCCGAACACGATGCCGGAGCCCGCGGTCTGGTGCACCCACGTCTCCCGGATCGTCGGGGAGCTGTTGTTGGCCACCACGATGCCCGCGTCGCCGGTGCCGGAGACGTCACAGCTCTCGATCACCGGGCGGCCGGACTGGTAGACGTAGATCCCGCGGTAGCCGCACTCGGCGACCGTGGTGTTCCGGATCGCCGGGTCGGCGCCCAGCCGGACGATGATGCCGTCGTCGTTCACCCCGCGGATCTCGCAGGAGTCGACCGTGCCGCCGGCGTCCGAGAAGACCATCCCGTTCTGCCCGCGCAGCACGCGCACCTCGGCGGCGTCCACCGTGGACATGTCGGTGGCCTGCAGGCCCGCGCCGTACCCGGCGGAGAGACGACACTTCCGGACGGTCAGCCGCGCGCTCGTCGCCGCGATCGCCGGATAGTCCCCGGAGGTCAGGTCCAGTCCCTCGACGGTCACCTCGCCGCTGAGCACGGCCAGCGCCGGCCCCTCGAGGCCGGCCGCGTCGACCACGACGGTGCCCTCCTCGCCGGTGCCCCGCAGGGTGAGGCGGCGCCCGGTCAGCTCGATCCGCTCCCGATAGGTCCCGGGAGCGATGGTGATGACCGCGCCGTCCGGCGCCACCTCGAGCGCGTCACGGATCGTCGGATAGGTGCCGGGGACCGCGAGGGTGCTGGCCACGGGAACTGCTCCTTATTGCGAGTACGTGCGGTCACGAAGGTTGCCGACGAGCTTCTTCACGTCGTCGGCCGCGGCGGCGGGGGCGGTCATCCGCACGACGATCTCCCGGTCCAGCAGACCCTCCGGAGTGGTCCGGAAGAAACCGACGTAGACCATGCCGTACTCCGGCTTGCCGTCGACCTGCGGGGTGTCGGCCCAGGAACGCAGCGAATTGCCGCTGATCCACCGTAGACCCCAGGCCTCCTCGCGCTGGCGCAGGGCGACCCGGGCGGCGTCGTCGCAGACCGCCGCGCAGGCGCGCACCGTGATGTCGCCGCCGGAGGTGAGCACGTCGCCCTGCCACGCGCCGCAGCGGTAGTGCACGGCGGCCGCGGCCTGCTCGGCCAGCGAGCACGTCCAGGCGGCCGGCATCCGGAAGTCGAAGCCCAGGCCGGCCAGGCCCTTCACGTCCTGCACGCCGGCGCCGGTCGCGTCGAACGACGGCCAGCCGCCCGGCCACGCCCCGCCCGGGTCCGGGGCCAGCCCGGGCCGGCCCGGCGCCGCGGCCGGGAGCAGGAGCTGGGCGTCCGTGTACTTGACCGGGGTGGTCCCGGTCGACGGCGCCGGGTCGTCGCCGAGCCCGGTGCCGAGC encodes:
- a CDS encoding type VII secretion protein EccE — encoded protein: MNPGDGYPGQAYGAAVPPPAPPVAAPQLPPPPPVSAPPQAHATAAATPLRRTGTQARGSVPVPTSGVPQQPAGAPPRPVAAPSPADAAADAGVRAIPRRGQIGPVSLTQIVVAELAVLATVAAAVQGLLPGVITGVVGLALIVVVFARQRGRWWLEHRQVARAHARRRAAALETGSGPVLAALRTIAPGLAVRDMTAQDGARAGVAKDEAGWFSVVVLTPTAPVHHDAAPIPLDALVSVLAATEQPGVILELVTHTVPAPSPDVHASSPAGSSYRQLVESLSPEPVPAHRESTISVRVDARVLAEALHDHTADLEAAAALVAGLGRKVATSLRRIGIACRVLDAEELLAVLARSCDVESGSLAEGSQVDEEWTHWRSARLVHRTYWLKTWPTSAGEIGSLFAWAATAPAAQTNVALVLNAAADGDDVAVRAFIRLATRPDADLDALDRVLIEGVRRVGAELQPLDGEHGPAAYATAPTGGGAG
- a CDS encoding right-handed parallel beta-helix repeat-containing protein — translated: MASTLAVPGTYPTIRDALEVAPDGAVITIAPGTYRERIELTGRRLTLRGTGEEGTVVVDAAGLEGPALAVLSGEVTVEGLDLTSGDYPAIAATSARLTVRKCRLSAGYGAGLQATDMSTVDAAEVRVLRGQNGMVFSDAGGTVDSCEIRGVNDDGIIVRLGADPAIRNTTVAECGYRGIYVYQSGRPVIESCDVSGTGDAGIVVANNSSPTIRETWVHQTAGSGIVFGAGCTGTVEQCRVEGTAEPKVDIDPRAQVTVSLSEGGAAPRAGITESGAGQDAVEVDRLLGELDKMIGLDGVKNEVRALIDEIQVNEWRRSAGLSVGAASHHLIFTGAPGTGKTTVARIYGQLLKALAVLPNGRFREVSRRDLVGQYIGHTAEKTTSVFEEAMGGVLFIDEAYTLSRAGGASADFGQEAIDTLVKLMEDHRDQVAVIVAGYTQEMLDFLDANSGLASRFAKTLEFENYGPDELVMIATRIAKNDDYAFAPGLEEALFEHFSQIERDRNFGNAREARKLLEGMRKAQSGRLRSLGRMPSRDDLTTLVVDDLLATIS